Part of the Gemmatimonadota bacterium genome, GTCGGTGGGGCGAGGTGCCGAGCGCCCGCGGCGCGCCTCCGTGCGGCCGCCGCGGGCGTTCGTCGCGTCCAGGCGGCTGAACGACAACGCGCGACTGCGCAGATGCGATAGCCCATGAATTTTCCGGAGTTTCCGCCCGACGCGAGGGGCCTGGAGGAGGCCCTGCTCGAGCAGTGGCGGTCCGAGGAGCTCTTCTACAAGACGCTCGAGGCGACCCGCGCTGGCGAGCCGTTCGTTTTCTGGGAGGGGCCCCCGACCGCGAACGGCCGGCCCGGGCTCCACCACGTGTTCTCGCGCACGCTCAAGGACGTGGTGTGCCGGTTCCGCGCCGCGCAGGGTCGGCAGGTAACCCGGATCGCGGGCTGGGACACGCACGGCCTGCCGGTCGAGATCGAGGCGGAGAAGAAGCTGGGCGTGAGCGGCAAGCGCGCGATCGAGGAACTAGGCGTAGCGGCGTTCAACAAGGCATGCCGCGACAGCGTATTCACGTACAAGGAGGACTGGGAACGCCTGTCGGAGCGGATCGCCTACTGGCTCGACTACCGGCGGCCCTACGTGACTTTTTCGCACGACTACATCGAGAGCGTGTGGTCGCTGCTCGCCGAGCTGCACGGGAACGGCTTCCTTTACAGGGGGCACAAGAGCGTGCCGTACTGCCCGCGCTGCGGCACGGTGCTCAGCTCGCACGAGGTGGCGCTCGGCTACGAGGACGTGGCCGATCCGTCCCTGTATTTCACGGCGCCGCTGCTCGACGCCGACGGTTCGCCCGACCCGGAGGGGAGGGCCTTCGTCGTGTGGACCACCACGCCGTGGACGCTACCGGCGAACGCCGCGCTCGCGGTGCATCCGGACCTGGCCTACGCCGAGGTTCGTCACGGGGACGCGCGCCTGCTGCTCGCCGAGGAGCGGGTGCAGGCGCTGTTCGGGGAGGAGGCCGAGGTGGTGCGCCGCTGGCCCGCGTCCGAGTTGATCGGGCGGCGTTACGACAGGCCCTTCGACCTGCTGGCCGATGACGGTGAGTCGGAAGCCGCCTGGACGGTGGTGGCCGAGGATTTCGTCAGCGCCGACGACGGCAGCGGTTTGGTGCACATCGCCCCCGCGTTCGGGGCCGACGACTACGCTTCGGGACAGCGCCACGGGCTGCCGATGCTGCGTCCGATCGACGACGCCGGGCGTTTCGAGGAGGGCGTCAGGATGGTCGGCGGGGCGTTCGTGAAGGACGCCGACGAGCCCCTGTTGGAGGACCTACGGGCGCGCGGGCGGGTGTTCAGGTACTCGCTGGAAGAGCACACCTACCCGCACTGCTGGCGCTGCTCGACCCCGCTGCTCTACATGGCTCGCGATTCGTGGTTCCTCGAGACCACGCGCGTTCGCGACGACATGGTCGCCCACAACGAGGCGGTGAACTGGTACCCGCCCGAGGTGGGCACGGGCCGCTTCGGCGAGTGGCTCTCGGGCAACGTCGATTGGGCGCTTTCCCGCGATCGCTACTGGGGGACGCCCCTGCCGGTGTGGGTTTGCGACGCCGACGAGGGCCACGTCGAGGTGATCGGGTCGTACGCGGCGCTGGCCGAGCGCGCGGGTCCGCTGGGCGACGACTTCGACCCGCACAAGCCGGGCATCGACGCCCTGCAGTGGGGGTGCGCGCGCTGCGCGGGCGTAATGCGCCGCGTGCCCGAGGTGATCGACGTCTGGTTCGACAGCGGCGCCATGCCGTACGCCCAGTGGCACTGGCCCCACGAGAACGACGCCGACTTCGAGGCCCATTTCCCCGCCGACTACATCTGCGAGGGGATCGACCAGACCCGCGGGTGGTTCTACTCGCTGATGGCTATCGCCACCATGCTGGGGCGCGGGCCGGCGTACCGGAACGTGATCGTCAACGGGCTTCTGCTGGACGCCGACGGGCAGAAGATGTCCAAGTCGAAGGGCAACGTCGTCGACCCGTGGGATCCGATCGGGGAGTACGGCGCGGACGCCGTGCGCTGGTACTTCCTGGCGGCCAGCCAACCGTGGAGCGCGAAGCGCTTCGACAAGGCCGTGCTCGGAGAATCCTTCCGCCGCACCTTCGACACGCTCGCCAACACGTACCGGATCCTCCAGCTCTACGCCAACCTGGAGGGATGGGCACCGTCCGACGCCGACCCCGCCCTGCTCGACCGGGGTGCGCTGGACCGTTGGATGCTTTCGCGTCTCGCGTCGGCGACCGAAAAGGTCACGGCGGCGCTGGAGGCGTACGATCTGACCGGAGCCGCGCGGGCGATCGGGGACCTGGTGGTGGACGACGTGTCGAACTGGTACGTGCGCCGGAGCCGGGATCGGTTCTGGGGCAGCGCCGACGCCCTGGATACGCGCGCCGCCTTCCGAACGCTCTTCGAGACCCTCGTCGGGGTGAGTCGATTGCTGGCTCCCTTCACACCCTTCGTGGCCGACTGGCTCCACCGGGCCCTCAACGGCGGCGAGACCGTCCACCTGGCCGGCTGGCCGGCGCCGGCGGGCTCGGACGCCGCGCTCGAGGCGGAGATGGATGCGGCCCGGACGCTGTCCAGCCTGGGCCGCGCCGCCAGGGAGAGCATCCAGGTTCGCGTCCGCCAGCCGCTGCGCGCGGTGCACGTGACCCTGCCCAAGGGCGTCGCGTTGCGTGAAGAGGTCACCGACCTCCTGCGCGCCGAGCTCAACGTCAAGGAGGTGCACCCCGTCGATGACGCCACGGACTTCGTGACGCTCGCGGCGAAACCGGACTTCCGCGCGCTGGGGCCGCGCTTCGGCAAGCGCACGAATGACGTAGCGGGTGCCGCGAGGTCGGCATCGGCCGAGGCGCTCGCCGGATTTCGCGAGAGCGGCGAGCTGGTCGTCGAGCTGGACGGCGAGAGCGTCACGCTCGGCGCCGCCGAGGTGGAGCTCCAGCAGCACGCGCGCGAGGGGTTCGCGGTGGAGACCGACGGCGTGCTCACCGCGGCGCTGGATCCGACCCTGGACGAGAAGCTGGAGCTGGAAGGTCTCGCGCGGGAATTGGTCAGCCGGATCCAGAGGCTGCGCAAGGAATCCGGCCTGGAGGTCCAGCACCGCATCGATCTCAGCGTGCGCGCAGAAGGTCGAGTTGCGCGATCCGTCCAGGCGCACCGCGCGTTCATCATGGATGAAACGCTCGCCGTGAGTCTGGGGGAAGAGGACCTCGTTCCGGGGGACCAACCGGCGGGGAGCGTGCAACTGGAGTTGGATGGCGACGCCGTCATGATCGGCCTCGTCGTTTCGGTACGATGAAGGAGGAGGCCGTGGAGCGCGACACGGTGGCGGACGGTACGCGCGGGACGGACCACGGGCGCGCCACGCCCGCGACTCCCGCCGAGCGTGGGAGGATGACCGCCCGTTGCGCCTCCATCGCGGCCGCGATCGCGTTGGTGGACTGGGTCTCCAAGGCGCTGATTCAGCGCTTCATGGACCCCTACCAGCAGGTGGACGTGATCGGCGAGTACGTGCGGCTCACATACATCTTCAATCCGGGCGCGGCGTTCGGAATCCACCTCGGGGACGCCTCCCGGCTCGTCTTTCTCCTGCTTTCCGTGACCGCGCTGGTGGCGCTCGTGACGATGTTCCACCTCACGCCGGCCCACAACAGCCGCCGGCTGACGGCCATCGCGCTCATCGTCGGAGGCGCGGTCGGCAACCTCCTGGACCGGGTGCGGCACGCCCACGGGGTGGTCGATTTCCTGGACGTCGGCATCGGCGGCGTGCGCTGGCCCGTATTCAACGTGGCCGACGTGGCCGTAACCGCGGGCGCGGTGCTCCTCGCGATGACGCTGTGGCGCGACGATCGGTCGGGGGAAGTCGGGTGACCTCCGACACGCGGCGCTGGCGCGTGGAAGAGGAGCCCGGCCAGGATCGCCTGGACGCCTACCTGGCGGCGCGAGTCACCGAGCTGTCGCGCTCAGGGGCCGCGCGGCTCCTGGAACAGGGGCACGTGCTCGTCGACGGTGCCCCCGGCCGCAAGAGCGACACGCCTCGGCCCGGCAGCGAGCTGTTGCTGCACCTGCCCGCACCCGAGCCGTCGCACATCGCGCCCGAGGATTTGCCTCTGACCATCCTCTACGAGGACGAAGACCTGGCCGTGATCGAAAAGGCGGCGGGGATGGTCGTCCACCCCGCCCCCGGCCATCGGTCCGGGACCCTGGTCAACGCGCTGCTGTTTCACATGAAGGATCTGTCGGGGATCGGCGGCGTGCTCAGGCCGGGGATCGTCCATCGCCTGGACCGCGACACGTCCGGGCTCATGCTCGTCGCCAAGACCGATGACGCGCACCGGGCTCTGTCGGACGCGCTGAAGCGGCGGGAAGTCCGGCGCCGTTACCTGGCCGCCGCCTGGGGCCACGTGGATCGAGAGGAGTGGGACGTCGACGCGCCCATCGGCCGGGCGCGCACCGACCGCA contains:
- a CDS encoding RluA family pseudouridine synthase, whose protein sequence is MTSDTRRWRVEEEPGQDRLDAYLAARVTELSRSGAARLLEQGHVLVDGAPGRKSDTPRPGSELLLHLPAPEPSHIAPEDLPLTILYEDEDLAVIEKAAGMVVHPAPGHRSGTLVNALLFHMKDLSGIGGVLRPGIVHRLDRDTSGLMLVAKTDDAHRALSDALKRREVRRRYLAAAWGHVDREEWDVDAPIGRARTDRKRMAVMEGGRRARTRFTLLERWRAADLLRAELDTGRTHQIRVHLRYVGHPVVGDRVYGDGWERGFGGADRGWAQELAKRTRRQFLHAAELEFAHPRGGRHLSFSSALPKDLDAVAEWARES
- the ileS gene encoding isoleucine--tRNA ligase translates to MNFPEFPPDARGLEEALLEQWRSEELFYKTLEATRAGEPFVFWEGPPTANGRPGLHHVFSRTLKDVVCRFRAAQGRQVTRIAGWDTHGLPVEIEAEKKLGVSGKRAIEELGVAAFNKACRDSVFTYKEDWERLSERIAYWLDYRRPYVTFSHDYIESVWSLLAELHGNGFLYRGHKSVPYCPRCGTVLSSHEVALGYEDVADPSLYFTAPLLDADGSPDPEGRAFVVWTTTPWTLPANAALAVHPDLAYAEVRHGDARLLLAEERVQALFGEEAEVVRRWPASELIGRRYDRPFDLLADDGESEAAWTVVAEDFVSADDGSGLVHIAPAFGADDYASGQRHGLPMLRPIDDAGRFEEGVRMVGGAFVKDADEPLLEDLRARGRVFRYSLEEHTYPHCWRCSTPLLYMARDSWFLETTRVRDDMVAHNEAVNWYPPEVGTGRFGEWLSGNVDWALSRDRYWGTPLPVWVCDADEGHVEVIGSYAALAERAGPLGDDFDPHKPGIDALQWGCARCAGVMRRVPEVIDVWFDSGAMPYAQWHWPHENDADFEAHFPADYICEGIDQTRGWFYSLMAIATMLGRGPAYRNVIVNGLLLDADGQKMSKSKGNVVDPWDPIGEYGADAVRWYFLAASQPWSAKRFDKAVLGESFRRTFDTLANTYRILQLYANLEGWAPSDADPALLDRGALDRWMLSRLASATEKVTAALEAYDLTGAARAIGDLVVDDVSNWYVRRSRDRFWGSADALDTRAAFRTLFETLVGVSRLLAPFTPFVADWLHRALNGGETVHLAGWPAPAGSDAALEAEMDAARTLSSLGRAARESIQVRVRQPLRAVHVTLPKGVALREEVTDLLRAELNVKEVHPVDDATDFVTLAAKPDFRALGPRFGKRTNDVAGAARSASAEALAGFRESGELVVELDGESVTLGAAEVELQQHAREGFAVETDGVLTAALDPTLDEKLELEGLARELVSRIQRLRKESGLEVQHRIDLSVRAEGRVARSVQAHRAFIMDETLAVSLGEEDLVPGDQPAGSVQLELDGDAVMIGLVVSVR
- the lspA gene encoding signal peptidase II — protein: MERDTVADGTRGTDHGRATPATPAERGRMTARCASIAAAIALVDWVSKALIQRFMDPYQQVDVIGEYVRLTYIFNPGAAFGIHLGDASRLVFLLLSVTALVALVTMFHLTPAHNSRRLTAIALIVGGAVGNLLDRVRHAHGVVDFLDVGIGGVRWPVFNVADVAVTAGAVLLAMTLWRDDRSGEVG